The genomic window CGTTCCTGCAACACGCACATGAAACTGGTTCCACTGGTTTTATCAGCTCCGCCAAGAAGCTCATGATTTcaccccagtgtgtgtgtgtgtgtgtgtgtgtgagtgtgtgtgtgtgtgtgtgtgtgtgtgtgtgtgtgtgtgtgtgtgaactgacgagacatgggccaagaaagatcTCGTTAAATTTATGAGAGGAACAAAGGGGCGGctccaggattttttaaaaatctctttCTCTATCGTTGTGAAACTGGATATTCTCTAGATATTTTCACTGATCTGAATAATCAGACATATTTGAGTTTCTAACACTGGGAGTGTGATCGGATGCAGCTgtcgggccttggcggaggtttgaCGGACTTTCTGGTTAAAGTAGTTTGTGGATTTGATTAAAGGTGAGGGAACCTAAAGAAGAGAGGGGTTGAGTTTAGTTTATGAGCAAATAATGTTTCAACtaatctgtaaaatataaaatctcaaaatctttttcatcatttaattcTCAAATTTGATTAATTTGGAACTGAGTTTGGATTTGGGGACATGATGTAGGACTGATTCATTTTTACTTCAGCGAGCGAAGGATTTGGTTTCTGCCGTGAAACTGCACAGTCGCAGGAAAGAGTTTAAGAGTTGAGTCTGTTTTCTACCGACACGATGATGACGCTCCTGAACGTCACGTGCCTGGAGGATCTTTCCTCTGGAAAAACAAATCTTATCGTTTGTCTTCAGGTGCAGGATCAGAGATTTCCAGCTTTCTAAGAACATCGTAGACATCTCTTCAGTGAGGCTTCGCAGGTTTTATTAGCGTattacaaatgttaaaaaaccaCTTAGTTCATTACAATATACCTAAGGGTTTCAGTACAAAATCTAGAATCTTATCAGAAAAATTCCTATGACTGTTTTTTATGTCtaagaatgtgtttttctctgcaaaGCTCTTCAGCAACCTCCAAAATGTCTTAGAAAGCCTGGACGTTCTCCGTCCTCACGACAAACGTCAACTCCTCTGAGAAGTTTAGGCGTCAGAAAAAAAAGTGGGAGAGAAAAGTGAGAATCAACACAAACGaagcctgggggggggggggggcacgacactcctctgaggaggaggaggagtgggaggagctGAAGTGTGGACGTCCAGCTGGAGAAGTGATTTCTCAAACCGCTCCACCAACTCCTTCTTATCAGTTTCCCCAAATTTAGATTCTGTGAcgtccacagagcagcaggacaCGTGAGAACCGTCGAGACGCAACCTCTGGACCGCGCGAGGGGGTGTGATGGATGTGATGGTGAAGCCGACACAGACTCGTATCAAAGTTCAAATActacagcagaaaaaaatagaataaaacataacaataataatagcaataatcATCTGCAGCGGTGGAAAACTTCTCCAGGTGTTTGCTCCAGTCCTCCTCATTCAACAAATCCTCATCATtacaattattatcattattgttattatcagaATACGGGCGGGCTAGTTAAtttcttcttcacttttttttattcttcatcgTCGTTGAGTTAGgaactttattttttcatttccgAAAAGAAGCTGTCCATTAATCTTGAACTGCTACGGTTTGATCCTTGCTTGGTGCCTCTGTGGCGTTCGCCTCCTTGGCCGGAGGTTCGGCGGCTGGTGTTGAACTAGGTGCAGCGGCGGTTTCCTTTGCCGGTGCGGGAGCCGGCGCCGCCGCCTCTGTGGGCTTGGGGTCAGGGGAGGCCGCGGGAGCCGTCTCGGCTTTGGCTGCTGGTGCCGCTGGGGCCTCAGTCTTTTTGGTGTCGGCCTCATCTTTGCTCTCGGACGCCGGGGCGGGAGCAGCGGCCTTGGCCTCAGGCTCCTTGGGGGCAGGGGCCGATTCTTTGGCCGGGTCGGGGGCGGCTGGTTTCTCCTCGGCCTTGGCGGGCTCCGCGCTCTTCGGCGCCTCTGTTTTCGGCTCAGCGTTGGCGGCAGGTTTCTCGGGCTCCTTTGCGGCGGGAGCTGCGTTCTTTTCCTCGTCTTTGACCGCTGCGGTGTCTGCCGCCGGCGCCTCCTTGGCCGCTGTGTCGTTTGCTACTTCCTTAGCGTCGGTGGCAGCCTGGCCCTCATCTTTGTTGTCTTTCGGAGCTTCACTCTCCTCAGCAGAGGCCCCCTCTGCTTTGGCATCTTTGTCTTTGGCCTTGTCATCATTTACGTTGTACCCCTTCTTCTTTTTGCTGAGCTTGCCTCCCATTTTGTATCTCTGGCTTCTGAAAccgaagagaaaaaacattcagtATTATTGGAAAATAAAGAGTTTGATTTGTTAATTCACTCATTGAGGAGAATGTGCAACTGGAAGCAAAGACAttctagaaaaataaaacttgggCACATGTGAAGcgtctcttcttcttttgtagCCGCACGATTGTGGAGAAACatcattttgcattttgatgAAAGTTCTCAACCTgaacctcagagagagaaatTCCTCAGATTCTGACAGATGAGCCTGAGAACAGGAAACAGTGAGCGGACAGTGGTTTTAAAGTTTAAGGAACGAAGACTCAAAGATCTTTCAGCTGATTAGACACTAGAAtggattgatttctttttagatcttttttttcttggcttCGTTATTTAGTCAATGAGcaggtagacacacacacacacacacacacacacacacacacacacacacacacacacactgctggctCTCCTTCagacaaagcttttttttcatCGACATCACCATCTGTCGACTCAATGGGGGAGAGGACTTCAATAACTCAACAAATCAGGCTTATTAGGAGCAAAGACTCGAGAACGGaacaatttgttgtttttaaattgagttCTGATGCGAAAAACTGCCAAGAACAATTGGcggtgtaatgtgtgtgtgtgtgtgtgtgtgtgtatgtgcgtgtgtgtgtgtgtgtgtgtgtgtgttttgaattcTGTCGTCTAAAAGTGCCACGAAAGGAAAAAGCATCAATCTCACGTCTGCTATAAACCCAATCACTCAGAGGGAATTCTACAGTCTTCACTGCTCTTCACAGAACTCATTTTCTCAATCAGTCATTCCAATAACTTCCTGCTGCTCGCCCTATGACCCTTAACATTTTTACCGTCCACACAGTTCCCTCTGTGGCATCGATGCAGTACTTCCTCCCATGCAACAACTTCTTCACTCTTTGGTCTGTGAACCTGTCACTCGCTACGTGCACGTACGTTCACTTCATTTGTACTGTGGGAAACACTGGGTACTTTTACCAAACACAGGACTGTTTTGAGAATTGGTATTTATCTCGAACATCCCAGAGTACAAATACTCACACCgatagatctttttttttttaagtgctaAAAGAAGGAAGgtgatgtaaaatgtgtgaaaccTGAACAAACCGACCACAGAGCCACTCTGCTGGATACTCTCAGAGTCCTGTGCCGTGTGAATGGGACAGAGCCGGCAGTGAATCCACTCAAAATGCAAATCACCTCGTCGCCACCGAGTGAATTACTCCACTATTCATGCAAAAGTCCCCGGAGCGTCCAACAGTCGGTATCTGTCAGGGCCGCCGCTCCTGCCGCAGCTTTACACCAGCCACAATGGAGGTCCCTCTGCTGCATCACATCATTTGACTGCCGGCTTGTGCTGCCAGAACAATGACTCACAATCATCTGGGCAGACAATGGCTGCTTTTCAAGCAAAGGCACGCCGACGCTGCTGGGCGTGTGGTTCTAGTGTTTGAAGAGCCGGGGCAGGGCCGACACAACCTGGAGAAAATGCTCTGGGACTTGATCTAACCTGCAAACTGCCACCAGGGGGGAACAGAGGACGGCTGCTCCGCAAGCTGTGAACCTCCAGCATCACTTCATTTCAGAGGCATCGTCATTGCTGAGGAGCAACATGAGCTCCACTGggttcag from Paralichthys olivaceus isolate ysfri-2021 chromosome 16, ASM2471397v2, whole genome shotgun sequence includes these protein-coding regions:
- the basp1 gene encoding brain acid soluble protein 1 homolog, which gives rise to MGGKLSKKKKGYNVNDDKAKDKDAKAEGASAEESEAPKDNKDEGQAATDAKEVANDTAAKEAPAADTAAVKDEEKNAAPAAKEPEKPAANAEPKTEAPKSAEPAKAEEKPAAPDPAKESAPAPKEPEAKAAAPAPASESKDEADTKKTEAPAAPAAKAETAPAASPDPKPTEAAAPAPAPAKETAAAPSSTPAAEPPAKEANATEAPSKDQTVAVQD